DNA from Sulfodiicoccus acidiphilus:
AACGATGAGGGAGGTTCCAAGGTTATCGAGGCCGAGGCGTCGCTCTGTCCCATAGCTGCGGCAACGATGGGGGTGAAGAACCTCATGGATCTAGCTGGAGTGCAGCTCGACGATACTGTGTTCACTAGGTTGATAGAGGGTATAGACTCGGTGCAGGCCAGGTTCGGAGAACTGAGGAGGGACGCCCAGTGGTACGCCGAGGTGGATGGGACGATTCACTTGAAGTTCCTGAAGGCCCTGGTTGCACCTCTAATCAAAAGCGTCTCACTCACAGAGGCCCTCCAACTCTGGTTTAACAGGGACAGAATCTCGGCCCCAGAGGAGCTAAAGGGTGCCTTATTGGACGTTCTAAGGGAGAGGCTTGGAGCCTCACCTTAACATTGTGTATAGAACGAACGCGATGGTGGCTAGGGCCACCGCTATCCCCACCACCTTGGAGGCCCGAGTAGGCACGTAAGTGAGCGCAATGGCCAAGACGTACATCAGAGAGGAAGATATGACGATGAAGAGGGCTATGTAAACCGAACCTAGCAGGAGACCCGCTTCAGCCGCCAAAACGGCCACCAGCACTTTTGATGGAGTAAGAGCCAACGCACCCTGGGCTACTCCCATCCCTCCTCCCTTCACTTCGAACTCCTTTCCAGAGATCTCCTCAACTAGGAGCAGGACTCCCACACCTAGGCCTATCAAATCGCCCGCCACCTCTAGCACCCTCACGAAGCCGAAGAGTAGTATTATAGGTATCGCTACCATTGCGAATCCTAGGCCATGTCCTAGAGAGAACTTGAGGTATTCCCTCTTGGAAGCCATGGTCTTCATTGTAGCTATGTGGTCGGGTTCGAGAGCGTGAGCAGCTCCGAGGCCTAGCACTAAAAGGAGTACGCCTGGAGAGGCAGCGAGGATGACGAAGGCCGTCAACAACGTCGTTCCTAACCACCAAACACCTGTATCTGGAGAGCGTGTAAAAATGTTTCTGGTGTCTAAGGTTTTACTTAACGGGGGTTGAGGGAGCCAAAGTCCCCTCCCTAGGAACGGCCCCCTCATGGAAACGTCTTTATGGGATGTTGGGAAACTGTAATCCGTAACCTTGTCCTTGAGAATCGGGTACCCTAGGGACCCGGGGAACTCAATGGAGGACGAACGTCGTAACCTCCCTTCCCCACGGTTTACAGAACCGTTAAATGGAACATACGCTACCAACAGTGATCGAGGTCGTTAGAGGAAGAGTGGTGGTGAAGATGGGGTAAGTTCACCTTCCACCACCCCTTAGGACGGGGAAGAAGCTGGAATTAACTATGACTTCCTCATTTCCGCTCTCCTTCCAATGGCTCAGCACCGTTGTGTTAAGGCCTTACCCTCCCTAGAGGGGGAAAAGGACTACTTTCAACACGTCCTTTGGGCGGCGAGCAGGGCGTTTAGGTGAACTAAGTCTTGCGCTTCCGTTAGTCCAGAGTGGTGAAGTTCACCTCGGCGAGGTACTGCATACGCCTTTTGTACTTCAGCTAGTCTGATTCACTAAAAGCTCTCTCCGAAACCGCTCAGTGAGAGTCGAACTACGGTAGTCCTCTGACTTCATCGTTAGACACAGCAAGTCCCCAGCGTCACGGGAGAAGAGTACTCCACAGGGGGAGCAGAGCAGATGAAGGTGCAAGAGGAAGAGGAGGTGGTTATTCTTGTCGCCACGTTTCAGAGGGGGCTGTCAACTAACGAGATACCCTTTGAATCGCCCCCTTTGTAACGGTGGGCACACCGATTTAAGCCAGAACGCGCAGTACTCGTAACATGGAGTCCCAGAGACTTAGGGTACTAACGTTCACCTCCCTGGCTCACTTCGTGAACGATGGCACGTTTCTCCTGTTCCCTCTGTTAATGGTGTACTACAACACAGTCCTGAAGGTCAGTCTCGTCTTCCTCGGGGCCATGGCCGTGATCTACACCTTACTCTCTGGACTGCTCTCGCCTCCCATAGGGGAGTTCGCCGATAGACACGATTTGGACGCCGTCCTAGTTTTCCTTGGAATAGCGCTAGAAGCTGCGTCCGTAGGAGTTTTCGCAACCGCGTTCGTCTTCAGAAGTGCCCCCTACATCCTCATAACCCTAGGCGCAGTCGTGCTAGGTGTGGGACAGGCCTTTTACCACCCAATAGGAGGTGCTGTACTTTCAAGGACCTTCGGAAAGTCGTCTGGAAGGGCCTTGGGCCTTAACGGGGCCTTGGGTAGCGTCGGCAGATCGCTGTCTCCGTCCATCGTGACCCTACTCATAGTGGCGGCGGGTCTAGTCCTAGGTCTGTCCATCTTCACTATCTACATGTTCGTGGTGGCGGCTCTCATACTAGTGGGACTCAGGGTCTACAACAAGGGCTCAAGGTCTGCCGTTCGTGGGAGAGGAGAGAAGTTAGATAGGGGCTACTACAAGTTTCTCCTCATTTTAGGTGTTATAGTGTTCATAAGGAGCATGTTCATCACAGGCACCACAAACTTCCTCGGAGAATACATCTACCACATTTACCTTTCCAAGACCTTGGCTGGAATATTCCTTACAGTGGGATTTTTGGGGTCCATAGTGGGACAGCCCTTCTTCGGGTGGCTCACGGAGAGGAAGGGAGGACTCTTCACATTCACAGTAACTAGCGGCCTAGCTTTAGTGACTTTTTTCCTGTTCATGCTCGCTAGCAAACAGTTGGTCCTCTCCTCCCTCATCTACTCGATCTTCACCTTCGCCGCGTTCAGTGCCTTTCCTGTGCTTCTCGGCTACGTCTCGCAAGTCTTCCCGAAGAACTTCTACACAGTGGCCAACTCCTACGTTTGGGGCGTGGGTAACGTGGTGGGAGGTTCGGCCGGGACGGCGCTCGTGACAGCACTCATAGGAGTGGGTATGTCGCTCTACACCTCCTTCTACATCATGCTGGGACTCGCGGTGGTTTCAATGGCCCTGATACCCTTGATACCGAGGAGGAAGGGAAGTTTTTAGGAGGTAACCCACCTATACATTATGGGGAAATCGGCAGCGGATGTGATTTTGGACACCTTGGCCTCTGCGGGAGTGAGAAGAATATACGGGATTCCTGGGGACTCCATTGACCCTCTGGTGGACGCCCTAAGGAGGAACGACAGAGTCAAGTACGTTCAAGTGAGGCACGAGGAAGGAGCGGCCTTCGCCGCTTCAGCTGAGGCAAAACTTACCGGAGGTCCAGCAGCCTGCATGGGTACCTCAGGTCCAGGTTCCATCCACCTTCTCAACGGACTTTACGACGCTAAGATGGACCACGTTCCGGTGATAGCTTTGACAGGCCAAGTGGAAAGCGAACTCCTAGGCTCAGACTACTTCCAAGAGGTTAACATCGTCAAGCTCTTCGACGACGTGGCTGTCTTCAACCAGGCCTTGGTGAATCCCAAGAGTGCCGGCGCGTTAGCCGAGAGGGCGGTTAGGGAGGCAGTCACGAAGAGAGGAGTCGCCCACCTGAACCTACCTGTAGACGTCCTCAGAGAAGATGGAGGGGAACCTGTGAAAGAGGTCAAAATCTCCTTTCCACGCTTTCAGCCCGATCTCGACGAAGCTCTAGAGCTACTTAACTTGAGCGAGAGACCTGTAGTGATGATAGGGGGAGGTGCGAGGGGAAGCTCGAAGCTCCTAGACGAGTTCTCGGAGAAGTTGGGAGCACCTGTCGTTTACGCCCTAAAGGGTAAGGGTGTACTACCCGACTTAGACCCCAAGGTTTTGGGGGGAATAGGACTCCTCGGCACTAGACCGTCGGTGGAGGCCCTGAACAAGGCAGACCTCCTAGTGCTTCTGGGAACCTCGTTCCCCTACGTTAGCTTCCTGCCGTCTAGGTGTAAGGTAGTCCAGGTTGACTCGGATCCCTCCTCAGTGGGGAAGAGGGTACCCGTTCAAGTGCCAATCGTGTCGACGGTGGAGGAGTTCCTAAGGGCAGCCATCCCTAAGCTAAAGGAGAAGGAGGAGAAGTTCTATAAGTCTATGGAGAGGGCGAAGGAGGAGTGGCTCAGGGAACTTTCGAAGGAGGAGCAAAGCGATAGGAAACCCATGAAACCGCAGAGAGTCGCAGCAGCGCTGTCGAGGGCTGTGAGAGAGGACGCGGTGGTCGCCGTTGACACGGGTAACGTGACCATGTGGGGTGCTAGGAACTTCAAGGCCTCGGGTAAACAGACGTTCCTCTTCTCTGCCTGGCTAGGCTCCATGGGTTTCGCCACGCCGGCTGCGGTCGGAGCTGCTCTCTCCAAGGGGGGTGAGGTGGTAGCGCTGGCAGGTGACGGAGGATTCGTGATGACCATGACAGAGCTCATAACCGCGAAGAAGTACTCCCTCCCAATCAAGGTCGTGGTGTTCAATAACTCTAAGCTCGGAATGATAAAATTCGAACAGGAGGTCATGGGGTATCCGGAGTGGGGGGTGGACCTCTACAACCCAGACTTCGAGGCGCTGGCTAAGTCTATAGGTGCTGACGCCCTGACTATCGAGGACCCGAAGGACTTAGACTCTGGAGTGAGGGAGATGCTCTCCTCAGAAGGACCGTTCCTCCTCAACGCCGTCGTTGATCCTAACGAGAGACCGATGCCGCCTAAGATGACCTTCGCGCAAGCTAAGAACTACGTCATTTCGCTGTTCAAGGAGAGGCTGGAGCCGTCGTGAGAAGTTGAAGGTAGTTGTGTTAGGAGGAGGGTTCGCGGGACTGGCGGCTAAGTACTACTACAGGGACGCGGTCCTAGTGGACAGATACGATTACCTTACCATGACTCCAAACCTAGTGGACGTAGTGGTGACCGGCAGGACCGAAGTAGCCATGGTCCCGAGGAAGGTCGACGTGAGGGCAGAAGTGTTGAAGGTGGACATAGATGGCAAGAAGGTGGTTACAGACAAGGGAGTATTCGACTACGATAAGCTCGTGTTGTCCTTAGGTTACGAGCAGGACCTCTCCAAAGTTCCTGGCGCGCGGGTTAACGCGTTGAAACTTGAGACTCTAAATGACGCCTTGACCCTGAGGGCTAAGATAGAGAGAGCCAAGAGGGTAGTGATCGTAGGTGGCGGCGACTTAGGGGTCGAGCTGGCCGGGTCTACTGTGGAGCTGGCCTCTCGACTTAGGGGTAGGGAGGTTACATTAGTGAATCACGGAGAAAGGCTACTTCCTCACATGCCTCCTAGAATATCTAGGAAGGTGGAGGATCTCCTTTCCTCCAAGGTGAGGCTCCTCCTCGGTCAGAAGGTTGAGGAAGTGAGGGAAGGAGAGGTTGTCCTGAAGGACCAGGTCCTTAGGACTGACTTGACAATTTACGCCGGAGGGTTGAGGGGACCTCCGATCTTAAGCAACTTACCACTCTCTCGAAGGGAGGGGAAGGTGTTGGTGAGGAGGAACCTGTCGTCTGTGGACAGGGACGACGTATACGCAGCAGGAGCGTGCGCGGACGGGATTCCATCAAACGGCCAGGCCGCCATCGACTCTGGGAGAATAGCGATCAGGAACGCCGTAGGTGAGGGTTCTGAGGAGTACAAGCCTCGCCCTATCGTGGACGTGGTGAAGGTAGAAGAAGAGTGTTTCGGTGCGATCGGGGAGGTCCCTCTGAGTGGAGGTGTGGGCTGTCTCCTCAGGTCTCTTGCTTACTTCAACGTTATGAGGATGGCCGGTTTGTTGAACCTCCGCTGACGGTCGTAGATCTGAAATAGGCTAAGTAGAGTTTGGCTCCGTGACTACATGGGAACTCTCCACATTCGCACCAGCCGTCCACTACAGCGTGCCCCCTTAGGAGGAGAACTACTCTATATCCTCTGGTGGCACATCTGGCCGGAACTATTCCCTCAACGTACCGTAGGTCGTCCGTAGAAACTACTCGGCTTCAGGGTAAATAAGCCATCACTGCCCAACTTCTATGGTAAGGATTACGTCGCTGGTCCGTCTTTCACACCGTTCACAAGTTTGCAATCCCCTTGCTTGTGGGTGAGGCCTTGGACCAGTCATGGCTCGTGGGATCCTTCCTCGGGGGTAAGGATGCTTCTATAAAAACATATAATGTCCATTACTAGTGACAGTGACTTAGTTTATCTAATGAGGAGGTTGAGGGGCGGAAGACCCCACCCGCAAGGACGGATAGCTCCCTTATAGTTGAATATTTCTTTTTCTAAATTCTATTAATGCCCGACGTAGGGTTACGCTTTAGAGCATACACAGACGGGCAAACGTCGAGAACGTCGAAAGCCCGGTCGAGGTTAGCGAGCAAAGTGTATAACATCCTACGGTGGACAGATAGCAATTTCCATGAGGATGGAAATTGTCTTACCCGAACTGAGTTAAGGCAGTTATCTCTAGATGTCAGGAAACGAGACGAGCAATATCAACTGCTGTACTCCTAAGTAGTACAGCGAGCGGCAGAGCGATTTTACGAGGGGAAAGTTCTTTCGAGGGCTATCTAGATTTCCCGAAGAAAGCCCGCAGGTACTATTAGTGTACCTCAGTCAGGTTGGAAAGTACTATCAACAAAGGGCATTAGGGGTGGCAAGGAGGAAGACAATAAGAAAATGGCGATAATGCTATCGTACCTAGGCGTGCTAAAGGTACTTGTACGTGAAAACTTTTCCTTAGACGAGATCAAGAGGATCATAGTTAAGCTAGAACAGTCAGAGAGAATGTACGTGTCCTTTCCCGTAGAACGAGAGAATAGTGAACTGCCAGAAACTAACAAGGTCGTCGCGACAGATCTGGGTATAGAGAAGCTGCTGACAACCTTAGACGGTGAGTACGTATCCAACCCTAGACTTTATGAGAGGGCACTTGAAAGGGTTAAAGCTCCACACTACTCTCTAGGAATGTCTTCCTCTAAAATAACTGATTCAAGGCGAAGGTAGAACTAGCTAAGGGATTTGGCTAAACTTAATTAGAAGGGACAGAACGATATATCGGTATGTCCCCATCTCCCATGAGGAGGTATTTACCAGTGCTGACTTCGCTTTCTGTCCTCACAATGTACGTGGAGATGGTGGTTCTCCCCTCGCTTTACCATATCGAGACACAGTTCGATGTGAGTTCGTCTGAGGCCGCCTGGGTCCTTTCAGCCGAGACATTGGGTGGACTACTAGTTTCACCGGTGATAGGAAAGACGGCCGACGCCTACGGTAAGAAGAGGACGCTTCTGTCCATATTGGCAATCTACACGGCATCGGTGATCTTCACTAGCATATCTCCCAGCTTCGCTTTCTTGGTGGCTTTCAGGGCTATCCAGGGAGTTGGACTAGCAGTGAACCCCATAGCTTACACCATCTTGAGGGAGAACCTCGATAAAAGGGAGCTCCCAATAGCCCAAGGAATAATTGCGTCGACGTTCGCAGTGGGGGCAGCCGTCGCTCTACCCATAGGGTCCTTCATATCTCAGTATTACTCGTGGCAATTCGCTTACCAGACCGCAATTCCTATACTACTAACTATGTCCTGGCTCATCTTCAGATACATTCCGGAGTCTAAAGTGAGGGTGAAGGAGCCAACGGACTACCTGGGCATACTCTTACTTGGAGGGGCCTTCTTGTCTGCGGGGATCTCTTTAACTGAGGCTTCTTCCTGGGGATGGCTCTCCCTCAACACTCTCACCGGTTTCCTCCTAAGTGCGTTGTTCCTAGTGGCCTTCGTGAAGAGGGAGAAGTCGACTGATACACCCTTCATAGAGCTCTCTGAGCTTTCCAATCCAAACGTGGCGGTCCCCTTAGTCGCGTCCTTCGTCAGTGGCTTTGGTCTCTTCCTGATGTTCCAGTCGATAATTTACTTGTTCGAGCTCCCCAAACCAGAAGGGTTCGGAATGGATATAATCTCAACCGGAATTACGCTCGCTCCAGTTAGCCTGATAATGTTAGTAGTTGGGCCTTTGTTCGGTAGGCTTTCGCTGAGGGTGGGCATAAGGCCGATCCTACTCCTCACCCCGTTGGTGGCCGCCCTGGGTTCGCTTCTCTTGGGAATCGAATCGTTGAGTTACTCACTGACAACCTACGACGTAGTAGTTCTCATGTTCCTTTCCATGGTGGGCATAGGAGGAATGACCATCTCCAGGATCACCTTACTCATGGTCTCGACTTCGGAGAAGAGACTTGCCACAATAACAGGGACCAACACCTCGATGAGGTTGATGGGGAACACCTTGGGACCGGTCCTAGCTAGTTCGCTGATGGACACCTTCAAGGTCCCAATTTACGAAGGTATGGTGAGAGGAGTGCCATTGTTTGTATTCCTTCCAGGGAGGGAAGCGTTCTTCCTGATTTTCGCGACGTCGGCGATTTCCTCGCTGATTACGGCCGCAATTTCGACCAGAATCAAGGAGGTGTACAAGCGATCCGAACTTCAGAGGGATGGACCTCGGACAGTCAATGAGAGCTCAGTCTATACTCGCGTCCGGGAAAGTTAGCGGGAGAGTTCCCAGGACAGTTGTCCGGAATGGTTGGGGGAACCGAAGAACCCGCGTTTTCCATTTGGGTAGATTACAATTCATTCATCTGATCCGTCTGAAATTAAGAGAAGCTCACAGGATTAGAAGGACGTCGTTTTAATCAATTTAGTCAAGCTCCTGTCCTTGAAGGGTAGGGGATAGTTTCCACCTACCCGTGGTAGTTAGAAAGGCCTGGAGCGTGAACTACCCTGCCCTAACGGACGGGGCTTCCTGTTTCAAAGCCCCACCTTGCCAACGGTGGAGGGCTCCACGGGCACTGAGGGTCGTTCCAACCCCGATCTCAGTCCTCGGTGTCCCAAATGGGACTAACGATTGGAGCAGAGGCCGTACCACATAGACCCTCGCTTTAACCGAGGCGTCTCAGTGACGCTTACTCCGTTAGTAACTGTCATTAATATTGTAATCTGCAAACTCACACTTAACTGTTTCTATGAGGGGGCCCATCTCCACCCTCACGGGAGGGGTCTTCCGCCCCCTCAACCCCCGTTAAGATAAAAATTATGCTGGAGGAAAAAATTATGGAGGATGAGCCAAGTGGGCTGGGACGGCCTCTCCTGCTATGAAGACGGCCAGTAGAGAACCTAGGAGGAGCGTCAGCCAGAAGAGTATCACTAACACGTTAAGGCTGGGATTGACTCTACTCAGTTGGCCTGACGCAACGCCCCTGACCAGCAACATGTAAGGGAAGCTCAGTATTCCCGCTAACCCATAGAATAAGTAAAGGAGAAAGAGAGCCAGAGGCTCCTGTGTGAGTCCGAGCTTGAACCCCTCGTATCCGTAGAAGATCGCCATTAGTCCCACAAGCAAAGCAGCTAATCCTACGTAGTCCAACTGTAGCGTTATACCCCTATAGAAAGCTAGGCCGGCTGCAATTATAACTATTCCGCCCAAGGACAGGACATCGTAGAAGAGAATATTATAGCTCCCTGGCAATGGCCACGTGAACTGTCCAAACAAACTGGTGATCAGTAAGTACGCACCCACCAATATTGTGGGGACAGAGGCGTAGTAGATCTCTCCCACCAACTCCTGCCTCCACTGCTCCCCTCCCTTGGTTCCAAGGCCCTTTCTATATACGAAGAATGCTTTGGTGCTAGCGTAGAGGACGATTAGACCCGCAAATGCTAACGCGAACAATTGAGAGGTTAACAGGTCGACGAACATGTTAATTCCATATCTAAACTCTCATGGCAAAGATATGAACTCTGTGTTGAAGGTATTTACTTTATATACTTGGAAGTCCCGCTCTTCTCTTTTCAAGTCGACAGAGGCTTTCGATTTCCGGAGGACCCTCTACGTAATCCATCGCAAAAGCCTTTTTAATCTCTATAACAAGATTAAAGGCATGACTAACAGGTGTGAGTTGGGGGTAACCCAGAAGGGGTGATGAGAGTGTTCCAGAAGATTTTGGTGGGCTACGATGGATCGGATAACGGGAGAAGGGCACTGCAGGCGGTGGCAGAGTTGGCGAAGAAGTTCTCTTCCAAGGTGTACGTTGTGGAGGTGGTGGACGAGGCCTCCCTCTACGCCACAGGCATGCTTCCTCCGACGTCCGTAATTGAGGAAATGTGGAAGAAAGCTAAAGCCGACATAGATCAGGCGATAGCGTCGCTTCAGGGGATCGATGTTACAGGAGACGTAGTGTCAGGTTATCCTCCCTCGGCGATCACGGACTACGCTTCGAAGGTGGGAGCTGACCTAATAGTGGTGGGAAGTAGAGGACTCTCGACCTTCAAAAGGATACTCCTAGGTAGCGTCTCTACTGCAGTGGTACAAGAGTCTAAGGTCCCAGTGTTGGTAGTCAAGTGAGTTCCGTTCGGTGAGGATCAGCTAACTATCGCTGAGCATTTCACAGAATAAACCGAGGAAAATCTGAGAGCCCTCAGTTTACCTATTAGGAAGTTATTTTCGCATTTTAGCGTCGTTTCAGGGAAGAAGTTTTCGTGCTCGAGGAAATTAAAACTCGTATTTAGACTTCAGGAGAAGTTCTTTGTTTGGAGTTTAATTATAGACCCTCACTTATGCGAGTCATTGACGTTGGCCGGCCTACGATTGTCAGGCACGTGTATACCTAGACTGATTCAGGCTCGTATATAAGGAATTGTCGATATGCGACAACGTGGTCTTTCAACCTTGTGAACTACCCCGCCCTCACGGACGGGGCATCTCGCGGTGGGGATTTCCTGCTTCCCGGAGGGACCTCGATCTCCTTACGTAGCGGAGGTTCAGTGGAACCTTTCTGTGAAAATCGTGGAAGGGGGGTCACGGAGGGTTTCCTCTCCACTGGCGTGAGTTCCCCCAGCCCCTAGGGTGCGACCCAGCTCTCACAGTAGAGGTCGTAGAAATAGTATTTTGACAACCGTAAAGAGGTTTACATAAGGGGGCTGTCCGTCCCCACGGAAGGGGACTTTCGCCCCCTCAACCTCCGTTAAGTTAAACCCTCTTACGTGAGCAGCTGTCCATCTTAACCTGGGAAGTTTTAACCACTTTTAGTTCTAAATATCTATAATAAAATGATAAAATTGAGAAGAGTTTAACAATATTTTTAAAGGGGACTACTTAACAACCCTGTGAAAACCGACGTATTGGTGGTTGGAGCTGGAGGTGGAGGTTATCCTGGTGCCTTCAGGCTATCCCAAGCAGGAATGGAAGTCCTCATGGTTGACCCGAAGGGAGAGCTGGGCGGGAACTGTCTCTACTCTGGCTGTATTCCCTCCAAGACGGTCAGGGAGCTGGCACAGCTCCATTGGAGAAACAAGAGGCTTCTGGGCTCGCAGGATAATCTTGACTTCGGCAAGATCCAAGAAAGGAAGGACGCAGTCCAATTAACGAGGTTCGTCCAGCATAGGGAAGAGCTAGAGGCCCACAAGGGAGTTTCGTTCGTTAAGGGAGAGGCGAAGTTCCTCGACAACCACAGGGCCATGGTCCAGGGACAGGAAGTAGAGTTCAGGTACGCCATAGTGGCGACGGGAAGTACTCCCTCCAGACCACACTTTCCAGGCGCTGAACTCTGTCTCACCAGTGACGACCTTTACTCCTATAGAACAACCTTCAGGAATCTTCCACAAGAGATGTTAATAATAGGAGGAGGATACGTAGCCCTCGAGACGGCGACCTTCTTCAACGCCCTAGGTTCGAAAGTCCACGTGTTAGTTAGATCTGATAGGGTACTAAGAGGCGTGGATCCTGACCTAGGTGCTCTCCTAATTCGGTTGCTGGATTCTAATATCGACATCAGGTACAACTCGCCCATCCTCGAAGTCTCCAAGTTAGGGGAAAGATACGAGGTGTGGTTCTCTTCTTCAGGGAAGAAGGATAGACTAGTCGTAGATGCTGTGGTCGCGGCCACCGGCAGAACTCCTGTAGTACCCGAGGGACTACAGAAAGTGGTAGAGGTTAGTCCGAAGGGTTATATTGAGGTGAGTGACTCCATGAGGACGAGTTCCCCAAACATCTTCGCCACAGGAGACGTCAACGGACTGGCTCCCTACTTCCACGCGGCAGTAAGGATGTCTGTGGCTGCGGCCAACAACGTCATGTCTGGCAACATAGATTCGGATAGAGTTGATGTTAGAGGAATACCCGTCACGGTTTTCACAATACCTCCGGCGTCCTACGTAGGACTCACCAGGAGTCAGCTGAGGGCAATGAACGTTTCCTTCGTTGAGGCATCCTATCAGCTGGGAGACGACTCAATGGCCCAGATGTACGACGAGAGGGGAGGAGAGGTTAGGTTGTTCTTCGAGAAGAGCTCCCTTAGATTTCTAGGGGCGTGGGTGGTGGGAGTTCATTCTGGGTTCCTGATAAACGAGTTGACTCAGGCTGCCGTTAACGGACTCACGGCGAGGCAGATGTCAAATGTCGCTGAGCAACACCCTACCACGAACGAGGCTATAGCCTACGCCGTAAGGAAGTTAGTCTAGAGTACCCTTGGAAGGGCTGCACCTATTTAACCCTGTCCGCCCCACACGACTAAAAGCGACACTTTCGTCCAGTTGTAGCTACACGAGGGTTCTTTAACGATTAGTAGGGACCTTCCAAGGGAGGTGTTTCAACTTCTCCTGAGACTGTTTATACATTAGACAACTACCTCTCTGGGGGGACTTTTCCACTCATGGCCCTCACCTATGTTCTCTGGTTCAAGGAACTCTCCTCACTCCAGTTTCTTAGGAATCCCCAAGAATAGAACGAAGGTCCCTAACGCCAGTTCCTTGAAGACCTGGACGTCGAAGAACTGACACAACTTACTTCTGTACCGATCGTTCGTGTCGTTCCTCACATACATCTTGTATATATACAAGTAGTCTTCAGATTTCCCCCCAGCTACTCTCGCCACCACCGGAAGAGCTAACTTCATGTAGGCCTTCACGTAGAACCTAAACAGGAAGTTCCTCGACTTACCCATGAATACAGCCCCCACGCTCCGCTTCGATACCCTGGAGAGCTCTTCGATGGCGACTTCGAAGTTGGAAGCTGCGTGAAGGGCGAATGAACTTACCACCGCGTCAAAAGCTCTGTCCCTAAAGGGGAGGGCCTCGAAGGAACCAACTACACGCTCCACTTCGACTAACGATTCTCTCAGCATCTCGACGGAGTAGTCTAGATCAACTAAAGTTGCTTTGAGTTTCCTCGCTATTAGGAATGATAGCTCTCCCCTCCCGCTTCCCGCGTCTAGAACCACATCGCTCCGGTCCAACCTGTCCCCTACCAGCTTCACCAACTGAAGTCTCCACCTCACGTCGTTCCAGAACGATAGATATGCGTTCACTCTGTCGTAAGAAGTTGGAAGTCGATCGTATACCTCTCTCAGTTCCTCCTCGTCCACTTCCACGCCTCGACTTTTGAGAAAGAGATTATTATCGTTTAAACGTTGGACGAAACGTACTTTAACGGGCTAGAAATCTTAAGGATTAACCCGTTTTACTTTTAGCTTCGCCGATGAAAAACTCTAAAACGTGAGGAACTCGTATCCCTTTCCAGCCAGTTCGGCGATAACTGGCCCAACCATGGTCAACTGTACGGAGGACACTGACTTGAGTGCGTCGGTGAGTCCGAAGGACTGTGCTACAACTTGACAGGCCAGAGGTCTCTCTCCCACAGCGTTTATCTGATCCAGCAACTTCATCACATCTGGGTCCCTCTCTGCCACCAGTTCTTCGCTGGGACCGAAGAAAATTACCTTCAGGTCGTCGAACAACCTGTTCTGCTTTCCTACAGCCGCCAAAGTAAGGGC
Protein-coding regions in this window:
- a CDS encoding dihydrolipoyl dehydrogenase, translating into MKTDVLVVGAGGGGYPGAFRLSQAGMEVLMVDPKGELGGNCLYSGCIPSKTVRELAQLHWRNKRLLGSQDNLDFGKIQERKDAVQLTRFVQHREELEAHKGVSFVKGEAKFLDNHRAMVQGQEVEFRYAIVATGSTPSRPHFPGAELCLTSDDLYSYRTTFRNLPQEMLIIGGGYVALETATFFNALGSKVHVLVRSDRVLRGVDPDLGALLIRLLDSNIDIRYNSPILEVSKLGERYEVWFSSSGKKDRLVVDAVVAATGRTPVVPEGLQKVVEVSPKGYIEVSDSMRTSSPNIFATGDVNGLAPYFHAAVRMSVAAANNVMSGNIDSDRVDVRGIPVTVFTIPPASYVGLTRSQLRAMNVSFVEASYQLGDDSMAQMYDERGGEVRLFFEKSSLRFLGAWVVGVHSGFLINELTQAAVNGLTARQMSNVAEQHPTTNEAIAYAVRKLV
- a CDS encoding DsrE family protein; translated protein: MPGKVVVLVSSGKDQKPKVLTALTLAAVGKQNRLFDDLKVIFFGPSEELVAERDPDVMKLLDQINAVGERPLACQVVAQSFGLTDALKSVSSVQLTMVGPVIAELAGKGYEFLTF
- a CDS encoding universal stress protein — protein: MRVFQKILVGYDGSDNGRRALQAVAELAKKFSSKVYVVEVVDEASLYATGMLPPTSVIEEMWKKAKADIDQAIASLQGIDVTGDVVSGYPPSAITDYASKVGADLIVVGSRGLSTFKRILLGSVSTAVVQESKVPVLVVK
- a CDS encoding class I SAM-dependent methyltransferase → MEVDEEELREVYDRLPTSYDRVNAYLSFWNDVRWRLQLVKLVGDRLDRSDVVLDAGSGRGELSFLIARKLKATLVDLDYSVEMLRESLVEVERVVGSFEALPFRDRAFDAVVSSFALHAASNFEVAIEELSRVSKRSVGAVFMGKSRNFLFRFYVKAYMKLALPVVARVAGGKSEDYLYIYKMYVRNDTNDRYRSKLCQFFDVQVFKELALGTFVLFLGIPKKLE